From the Scylla paramamosain isolate STU-SP2022 chromosome 15, ASM3559412v1, whole genome shotgun sequence genome, one window contains:
- the LOC135107370 gene encoding zeta-sarcoglycan-like — MNSEAMQCTSDQLVIRDKQGRLLFSATQDEVLVGARHLTVKGEGGAVFSGSVQTAHVTAPVKESLLLESLTRSLEITAPQGVALESRAGTISARCLHDFILQSRGGMIKFDTPNIFIQGLRTSTLQTNDQRPARPDVYQVCVCSSGKLFLATPLGVCAADQKFCK, encoded by the exons ATTCTGAGGCCATGCAGTGCACCTCAGACCAGCTGGTGATCCGCGACAAGCAAGGCCGTCTACTTTTCTCAGCCACGCAGGACGAAGTGTTGGTGGGCGCCCGACACCTCACAGTCAAGG GTGAAGGCGGCGCGGTGTTCAGCGGCTCGGTACAGACAGCCCACGTGACGGCGCCGGTGAAGGAGTCACTTCTGCTGGAGTCACTCACCCGCAGCCTCGAGATCACCGCGCCGCAGGGAGTCGCTTTGGAGTCCCGTGCTGGAACCATCTCCGCCCGCTGCCTGCATGACTTTATTCTGCAGTCCAGAGGAGgcatg atcAAGTTCGACACTCCCAATATCTTCATCCAGGGCCTGAGGACTTCCACCTTACAGACCAACGACCAGAGACCAGCCCGTCCTGACGTGTACCAG gtgtgtgtgtgtagcagtggcAAGCTCTTCCTTGCGACACCTTTGGGCGTGTGCGCAGCCGACCAAAAGTTTTGCAAGTAG